One region of Parafrankia irregularis genomic DNA includes:
- a CDS encoding IS110 family transposase produces the protein MTSVFLCPMAMRRTHAGLQRLRAWLLERRVEVVVLEATSDDWRAVYYVLQPDLNLMLVNPSHLKGIRGRKTDPSDAAFLARAGASGMVMASFVPARKIRELRDLTRRRTELVRAASWEAQRLEKELEDTGMKLAAVLTNLVGVTGRKILEALVTGERDPHLLADFATGRARAKIPALIEALDGEFTDHHASMVRHYLDEIDRWKAVIAGFDERIAAMLTGQMQDLDLLASIPGIGRLAAEIIIAETGGDMAQFPSAHHLASWIGVCPGQNESAGVNKSGHIRTDNRNLKRLLGIAAMVAIKKKDSYLGAFYRRLAARRGGRHAQVAVMHKLTIAIWHVLHDRVPYRDLGADHFAKRDPERAMRRMIKQANSLGLTIRFEPIGVT, from the coding sequence GTGACGAGTGTCTTTCTCTGCCCCATGGCCATGAGGCGGACCCATGCCGGTTTACAGCGGTTGCGGGCCTGGCTACTGGAACGCCGGGTGGAGGTCGTGGTGCTGGAGGCCACCTCCGACGACTGGCGGGCGGTCTATTACGTGTTGCAGCCGGATCTGAACCTGATGCTGGTCAACCCCTCTCATCTCAAGGGAATCCGGGGTCGCAAGACCGATCCCAGTGACGCGGCGTTCCTGGCACGGGCCGGCGCGTCGGGCATGGTGATGGCGTCCTTCGTCCCGGCACGGAAGATCCGGGAACTGCGGGACCTGACCCGCCGGCGGACCGAACTGGTGCGCGCCGCAAGCTGGGAGGCTCAGCGGCTGGAGAAGGAGCTCGAGGACACCGGGATGAAACTCGCCGCGGTCCTCACCAACCTGGTCGGTGTCACCGGCCGGAAGATCCTCGAAGCCCTCGTCACCGGCGAGCGCGACCCCCACCTGCTCGCCGACTTCGCCACCGGCCGGGCCCGCGCCAAGATCCCGGCACTCATCGAGGCGCTGGACGGCGAGTTCACCGACCACCACGCCTCCATGGTCCGCCACTACCTCGACGAGATCGACCGCTGGAAGGCGGTCATCGCCGGGTTCGACGAGCGGATCGCGGCCATGCTCACCGGCCAGATGCAGGACCTGGATCTCCTGGCCTCGATCCCCGGCATCGGCCGCCTCGCGGCCGAGATCATCATCGCGGAGACCGGGGGTGACATGGCCCAGTTCCCCAGCGCCCATCACCTCGCCTCCTGGATCGGGGTCTGCCCAGGCCAGAACGAGTCCGCCGGGGTGAACAAGTCCGGCCACATCCGGACCGACAATCGCAACCTCAAACGCCTGCTCGGGATCGCCGCGATGGTGGCGATCAAGAAGAAGGACTCCTACCTGGGCGCTTTCTACCGCCGGCTCGCCGCCCGCCGGGGCGGCCGACACGCCCAGGTCGCCGTCATGCACAAACTCACCATCGCCATCTGGCACGTCCTGCACGACAGGGTCCCCTACCGCGACCTGGGCGCCGATCACTTCGCCAAACGAGATCCCGAACGCGCCATGCGCCGCATGATCAAGCAAGCCAACAGCCTCGGCCTCACCATCCGCTTCGAACCGATCGGGGTCACCTGA